The genomic stretch ttaataagctttgcttcttcctactccttttggacatgtggaactgattatgggatgcactcaattgtaatggtaatggttttatttcatttgaacatgcaccagattacaattgagtgcatcccataatcagttcccagttccacaatATTTAACCAAGAACAATTTATATTATGTACCTTTTACTTCATTCAGTTCTAACTAGCCATAagttcttttctctttttttttgccttactTCATAGGCGCTGGACAGCCGCAGCCGGTAGAAGACGGGTATAAAAACGTGAGCTGGGATGAGCAGTCCCAGGAAGTACGAGCATCCCAGGAACCAGTACTGCGTCCCAAAGGTGTACACTTCGGATGGTGCGCCCAGAATGGCCACGGCTGATTGGAACGTGGCGAGCAGAGACAGAGACACGGGCAGGCAGCTCATGGAGCGGTCAGCCATCAGGAACTCCTGCGGGGGGGAAGAAGGGGATATCATAAAGTGCTTTCTTATTGAGACTACGGGCGTTTCTCCAGGGGCCCACCTGTGTTGTGCGCTGGCGTCCACCAGAGAAGGCGTAGAAGAGGCCAATGCCGGCCGAGGCTGCCAACAGCAAGGCGAAGATGACATAGTCCACCGTGCTGAAGTGCATCTGGACTACTCCCCCCATGATGACTCTGGTGGAAGTCTTGTGCTGAGATGTGGGGAGTAGGCCGTCGGGGAGGGGGATGATCACAACGTTAACATCGCTACATCACCCATTTGGATTCTTGGAGAGCTGCAGGGAGAGAAGAGAAGGATCACAAAAGGATGAGTGATGGTCATGTTACTTTCTCACCTGGATTAATTAGTTATTTATGAGGAATCCTACCTTGCAGAAATTAATTTCACGGCCAAGTCTAAAACTGATTAAATCGCAATAAACAGGGAACTAGACAGGGTACTAGAGTACaaccacctcgtacttcggtatgtgacaaaaataaaataaaaaaaataaaaatacttaacctatattatgaaagcaggaagtgagcaaatgtaacagttactgattgtaaaagtaccggatggaggggtagaatttaataagctttgcttcttcctactccttttggacatgtggaactgggaactgattatgggatgcactcaattgtaatctgaggcatgtttaaatgaaataaaaccattaccataaaagtgCAGTTCACAGGCCCAAACGGGGGGTAAGATGggggatgtcatacaatgtCATGtcggaaaaaaaatctgcaccATCCCTTTAAGCAAACAAACCCAAATCTCCAGTTCTGTTTTTCAAATAAAAGATTTGAAATATAAGCTATTCTTTTACAGATTTCATTGTGTGGGAGAATCTTCTTCTGTTATTCTGTTTTTGACACCCAACTGTGGCAAATTCTTACGTTCCCCTGAAGCAACATCTCCCCTCTCGTGGTATTATGAGTAGAACTGCACtacacatgatgatgatgatgaagagccagggggggtggggggctgccTGCTGAGAGGTAGACGAGGGAAAGTGAGGTGTGTGATCTGTCTTGCTCTTTAATTGGGATTCCAGGGCATCACATCTCTACACACAGGTCAGTCTTATAACATGGAACAGGCCAGTTAacccacaataacaaacaattactactactactactactcctactactactactgggtGACAATAAGTGCTAAAAACAAACACTGGTATTGACAAAAAgtgcctgcaaggcatgctgggtactccTCTCCACGCaacaatatagtgatatacaagCAAGTAAGTACAACTAGCATGGCTTATGGCATATCATTCCAGGCATGAAACTCCTTAAATATATCTAATTTCCATACCAAAGTGGATGGGTTCACTTCAAATCAACAATCACACGACAAACAAGCGGCTGTTCTGACAGGGGCACGCATCACAACGTCAGGTGAACCATCACAGGTCCTGCCACCCACCCAAAAGCGACACACTGAAGACACAATTAGCGACATGAGTGTTACACATTCCACATTTGTAGCATAAAATCTCTCCTTTTTCTTAAAAAGGTCATGAATGCTAGTTTTTTGTGGGCATGACTTGATTGCACATGAGGAAAATCCATATATCACCTTCTTTTTATATTTgtctggctgtgtgtgtgtgtgtgcgtgcccaCAAAACATTATAAGGAGGTCACGCAGCAGCGCACGGTTGCTTGGCAACACAAGGGACAATGATTGTACATTCAAAGCAGGGGGGGTGGACAAGTACTGCTGAGAGTGTGTTTTATGTAGGTGCACTTTAAGGCATGTGAACACCCTTTTAGTCGATATCAGACTGAAATGTCAGATAATACTGGTACTGGTAATAATGTACTACAGTGACATACTGCTCTATTTGTTTTATACTAAGTGCACAAAACTTTTGAATTGGTAGAGAGCGCTGATCCAAATAGCGATTCTATCGATACCAAGAGTGGTAGCAAAGTTCATAAGTGTGAAAGTTTGTCTTTATTCTCGTGTTCTCGTGTGAAGGCTGAGATAAGGTTTATTGAGTCTGAGTGACTTGTTGTCACGTTGTTGTGGCTAAATAAAAGCCTATTTTCATCATCTTTTTCTTGCTACGTCGGCAAGATGCTTGGAGAATCACTCGTCGCTATTTTTATTCATGACTGTTCTTATTCGTCAATAAATGTTTCGATCCAACAGAGGAAAAGTCACAACTGTTTCACTTCTGCATGTATATTTAatgcggcacagcggtcgagtggttagcgcgcagacctcacagccaggagaccagggttcaattccaccctctccgtgtactccggtttcctcccacattccaaaaacatgctaggttaattggccacaccaaattgtccataggtatgaatgtgagtgggaatggttgtttgtctatgtttgggtttttttacattagagccctctagacatgaaataacacccctatagtcacctttacactcgtattacccaatatagtagacatagtaagagaaaataagacataatataatcTCAcacggctgcacagtggtcgagtggttagccagagttcgattccaccctcggccatctctgtgtggagtttgcatgttctccccgtgcatgcgtgggttttctccgggtactccggtttcctcccacattccaaaaacatgctaggttaattagccactccaaattgtccataggtatgaatgtgagtgtgaatggttgtttgtctatatgtgccctgtgattggctggccaccagtccagggtgtaccccgcctctcgcccaaagacagctgggataggctccagcacccccgtgacacttgtgaggataagcggtagaaaatgaatgaatctcacatatacacttacaatacaatacacttacaatatcgatatatatacttacacacacacacacacacacatatatatatatatatatatatatatatatatatatatatatatatatatatatactatatgcagcatatatacacatactcaCTTCTTAAGCTTACACAAGTGACTCTTCTTCTTTGCACTCACTTCTGTTTGACTCTTTTGGCCACAACCTGCCAGTAATTTGAGTAATTATTAAACCCCAAGTTGAACCCTGGCCCAAGGAACGAGATAAATCTTTGTCAACCGTCAGTCATGGTCGTCGCGACTGATTAGCGTTTGACAAGGCACACAGTAAGCCAAGAATGTAAACACACTAGAAACCGATATGAGCACTCGCGCTATCTTCTACGACTCCTGTTAAGAAGGTCCTGATGACACGCATGGGCTTACGTTAACATTATCTTTGAAAGGGGGAGATAATTCCACATATCGGACGGTCAAGATGTCAATGTGGTTCTCCTGCGCTGTTGTGACATTTAGTAATGACATGCAAACAACCAGCTCATGATGCTATTCACACATTATACTATGTTGACTTATTCTTGGAATGATCATGTGTAAATATTTAATTggtgggaattttgcccatcattcacaatccttacgtgaaacacataagaacacatatttatttcccttctctgtgcattctagcacaagaaaatgagttaatatgagctagctaaccaCGGATGTCATTTGGATACACATATTTCGACTAcagagccctctaaaaaaaaaccctccaacaacattgcatggtttgatatacatgcattaacacatacacTGGTGATAAcacaagggtgggcaaactacggaccggaggccacatccggcccgccaagtgtttaaatacggcccacccgttctttccaaagaatGGAGAgttaggtatccactcttctatctgtgaatgacgctgaggctAGTGATTGTGTTTTTAGACTTCAccgatattgtttttttgtcaagcgttgagatttttgcattttgacgTTCTCTGATTGCTCCACAGTTGTGTGCTGTGTGACGCAAACGTTTGCTTGTCTATGGAAGCATGAGCTGTGACAATCAAGGAGATCTTAAGCCGCTACTACAATTAGATCAGTtagttttattgcaaatgttgtgaAATCGGAGAACGTGAACATTAAGTCAGCAAAAGGGTTTTGGAAAGCCGTGTGCTCATAACTGTGCGTGTAGCTCCTTGTTACGCTTTCTGCTCAGTGTCGACACATACAACATTTTGACCAATCACGTTCACTTAAAAGAATCGGTTCTAAGAACTGGATCGTTCTAGCGGATCACTAGCGGAttgatcgatccaaatatcgtGTCCCATATggtatttttagttttcttctATGTTTCTTTTCAAAAATACCCAACAATATAACAAGAACATTATATACTTGCATTTATATATTAAGTTGGTCTAAAATCTTTCAATGTGATTATAATCataatcaacaaattaaaaggaaaagtcacaaaatcgTTCAAAGAACTTGAAAAAATTTTCCAAGTAATCAGTAGCGGCAATACTTTCCtagtatttacttggtatcagatCGATACAGAAATGTCATTGAACGTGTATTGGTTAATAATTTGAATCACGTGGGCAGAAACATATTCTACCATTGGCTAATGCACACGCGCTCCCCGTGCCATTCATTACAGCTTCCGTGTACCCATCTAGCTAAGGTGATATTGGTATGCTAACGCTTTCAACTGACGCAATTGGCTACGTGGATCCATAAAGTGCAAATGATGCGCCTAAAAGGTAGCATTTACGACCTACCGTAAAGTAAACACACCGAGATGACAGCCCAGCAACGTGCTCCTGTTGCTACGTCTTCCAAACTTTCCAACGTGAAACGTATAGCAAACGACTCGAGTTAAACCTTTAATAGTGACCGGATATTTCAATGtcaaatgaagtattttttgtCACTGAAGTAAATAAAAACGACTCGCTTACCTCCCTGCTGCCAAAATACTACAACCGGCGGTCTGGCCGGTTAAGGTTGTTTTATGCTAGTAAGTCGAGGTTGACTGGAGCACGTGACGCAAGCTCGCGCACCACTCGCTGGGGTGGGAGGGTCGATTTCAAATATCGATACTACCGATACCATGTATCGTATCGACATTTCTggcaattacaataaaatcaataaatgtaTTACCGGTACTCTGATAGTTggctatatttatatattgttcacaaatacgtttgatttaaaaacattcataattattaacaaataccaaaataagCGCCCTTGCGCATAAGTTGAATCAACTTGATACCAAAATGAGCAGTATCACCCACCCCAATATGCGCCTCTCTAACGCATTTGGACATTCGTTAAAGGACCGCCCATTCTCCTTGACACGATGTTGCATTCAGTTACACTCAGTAAACTGTCAATTCTCATCGAATTGCAGTCAACGCCATGGAAATGAGCGTACACAGTACATGATTTCGTTGACATTTGCTTATAAAACCCATTACATTTACTCGTTCTTAATGTCATTAAAAGGTATCTGAAATATGCAATAGGGTAGTATAATCCACAAGGAAATAAGCTCTCTTTCGTATAGTACAAACTGCAGTTAGCCCAGTTAactaccatagtaactgtattTAATTGCTGTTTTGTGTCTATTAAAGTGGGTTCTATCCGCAAAGAGTAGCGACgaaggcaaataaacacaccATCAGAATGTGCGCTATTAAAATACACAGCCCGTTATTACCTAGACATTCGCGATGAGGTCCAATTGGGTCCACTTTGACCGGAACATCACTTGCGCCTGCATTGACCGGAGTGCATCTTCTCCGCATCTGCACAGGCTGCCACATCGTGTCCCCCTCAGGCTGATGACGCACGTTGCTAAAATCATCTTTAGCGCAGCTGGCGGAAGACTGCAAGATAATTCAATGTTCTGTGCATCATTTGTGTCAAGAATGCTACCTGGGGAGGATTATTACTGTATAGTTAATTCGATATTTTTCCATGACTACAAATGGCaatgtggcgccccctatgggtggAGTGTAAAAtgctttggaaaataaaatatgccagcatgcaaatatacaaacatgtcaaaGCCATTTTAACTGCGGATGATGGACCATACATCAAAACGACAGTCTCCATGTTACAGTCATGAACATCACCTCAAAGTCTAGTGGGTGGGCGTATTATCaacaggtgggggtgggggtcaggGGGCAGACTGACAAGTATAGCCTCATTTTTAACTTTATGTTCAACGTCCTTCTTGTGTATTTCTCTCAGTTCTGTTTCCTGATGATGGTATTGATGTCCATGCCACGGAATCCGGGGTTCCCCAGGTCCTTGAGGAGCCCGGCCTTGTCCTTGGCGGCGTGACGGGCCACCGACAGCTTGAACGGTATCAGGAAATTGTTGGTTTCCCGGAAGGCCCGTCCCACCGAGTAGATCTCGTGTATCAGGTCCTCCAAACAGATGATGCCGTGTTTGCCTGAGAACCGAGAAGAGCGATGCGGAGAAGGTTTTGAAGGTGGACTCGAACGAGGCAAGTCATACCGCCCGTGGCCGATCACCAGGATCATGCACTCAATGGTACGACCCTGTTCTGGTTCTTCATGATAGACGCAGACTCAACATAATACATCAGTATGCGATCGTTCCTATCACAAAGTAATTGAAAGCCGGCGCCTATAGAATCaaaactcaaaataatccactaaGTCAgataatatacacacacacacacacattaccacAGCCTTGTTAATGCGATCGCTCCTCTTGCAagtaattaactcattcaatcccagccattttccgaaaaagacaaccccttcagtaacCAGCCATTTTAGACAATTATGACTgctctttcaaggcacacagattattgtatTCGATGGCTATATAAAAaaggaacctaccaaaagaaagattagactccagTCGTTCATCAGAAAATAAAGACTGTCTAaatttttccgttctttagtataatataggtaagtttcagggaaaagaatcagttcccaactaaaacaggaatgggggaaaaaaggcaTAAGCTTTCTTTTGCTAAGTGACAAAATCAGTTCCCGTCAAACGGGGCTGGGGGCATaattttcactttgacacatttttggcCTGCTTTTGTGACCGCTCTTCAGTAGAATATAGGTACGTTTCAGGGAaaagttcccaactaaaacagGAATGGGGGGAAAAACCTTTCACTACTACCAGGAAGCATTGATTGCACCATCCCACTTGGAAAGACTTCCATCCACGTGCTTTTAATGTGTCGATGGAGGTGTGGAGTGGACTTACCCATGTGTTTTTCAATGAAGGCGTTATCCGTAAGAGGAACCGCCTTTTTGCCAACCCTGGTCTGTCCCCTCTTCAGAATGAGCTCCCGAACAGACTTGAGGTTTGGAAATCTGTCGGGCGAATAGGCACGTGTTAACGACATGCGACAAGCAACCTTTACGCGACGGCGGCGTAAAGACTCACCCCCAAGCCACGTAGGGCTCCACCATCTTCAACATGGTGAGAGAGGTCTTGTTGATTTTGACAAAGGTCCCACTGAAGATTTTCCTGAGCCTCAGCATTTGGATCACCTTCTTCACTTTGGGACTGACGCCTTTGATTCTAAACACAAGATGAGTTCAATGACAATGAATGCAATGTCATCATTCATTTCCTATTACTtagaagattgcttttatagttattatcccatatttccacacaataagtaagatatggtagaaccagagagcaataaagagtgtggagtgatttctgattgagaaattttgctttgttcaatattgaaatatttctggccaccttatgttgtatatttgtaatatgtggtttccagctcatattttcatctattgtgatgcccagaaatgtattttccatcaccctttcaatgtctacactgtctatttgtattttctggtgtgtgtcctttctgctgttaccaaaacAGCATGACATTAGTGACCTAGCTGTTCAAGTTcacatttaaacaaatacaaCCGCATATACTCACACTCTAATACGAACAGCGAAGGCTAATTTGTGTTTTGCAGGAGGCGGTGGGTCGGGTGCCTTGCGGCGAAGTCGCCATAATCGACTTTCATCACGATGTTTCCTGTGGCTGTCCTTCAGGAAGTCTTCCAGGCGCTTGAACTGGATGGATTTGCCTTTAgagaccttaaaaaaaaaacacacacacacacacaacacacttttaAAACCAGCAGAGGATCAAATGATTATTTCAACGTTTATGTGATGTGCCACTTCACAGCCAGTTGGGGTCGCTGTTCTGCCAACCACCAGTGACACTACACATGATCTTGGTCATGTTTTATGGTAGTAGATGGTCCTGTGCAACGTCATATCCAATGTTGTCCTATTTTTAAGCTTCTAGTACAATAATGTGACAATAATTTCCCATGTGGCAACACTGGTGCGGGATAACACGAATGCTGTCTGATAGTAACACATTCAAATTAGTGATTTGTTTGGTTTACAGTAGCTTTAACTTCACCCACAGAGACAACAATACTAACCTTTCTTTTTTCTTGCAGTGCAAGTTTCGCTTGTGTTGCTTTAATGGCCTGGTATGCTTTCCTCCTTTTCAGGAGATACTCGGGAACTAACTTGATGGCTTTTTGGGATCTAGAAAAgagaaataatgtcaacataATATCGGGAACAGCCAACTCCATCAATGTTGCTCCGCTGTGCTTGTATTGCAACACAGGCAGAGCTTACTATAGCTATTATCTGATATTTATTATCCTATTTAAGTTATTTGCCATGTTAAAAGCATAACGTTAATAATACGGCACCATGTGAATCGTCACATATTTCTCAACAGTTTTTCTAACAATTAATCTTGTGAATGTTCGAAATACAATCGGAAAGCtatacaaacaagcattcaatTTCAAACCAACTTAAGCCATCACGTCGATAAACTATAACAACGACGGATGGACGATGATATAAAATTGTTGTTTACTCACTCTGCTTCCGCCATGACTGAAGTTTGGTCGGGCGGAAGTCGGCTCGTCTCTTCTTCggtgtgttttttcttcttcgcgTGATTGCACAGGTCAAATCAGCACGTTGCCGCCATCTAGCGGATCGGAGAATAGATGCTGCCGCTAGCTTTACTCTCTTGGTTGAACGTACGAAGGTATTTCAAATGGAAAGT from Doryrhamphus excisus isolate RoL2022-K1 chromosome 1, RoL_Dexc_1.0, whole genome shotgun sequence encodes the following:
- the rpl7l1 gene encoding 60S ribosomal protein L7-like 1, with protein sequence MAEAESQKAIKLVPEYLLKRRKAYQAIKATQAKLALQEKRKVSKGKSIQFKRLEDFLKDSHRKHRDESRLWRLRRKAPDPPPPAKHKLAFAVRIRVIKGVSPKVKKVIQMLRLRKIFSGTFVKINKTSLTMLKMVEPYVAWGFPNLKSVRELILKRGQTRVGKKAVPLTDNAFIEKHMGKHGIICLEDLIHEIYSVGRAFRETNNFLIPFKLSVARHAAKDKAGLLKDLGNPGFRGMDINTIIRKQN